A stretch of the Mycobacterium shigaense genome encodes the following:
- a CDS encoding BlaI/MecI/CopY family transcriptional regulator: protein MPDRRLVGPLERCVMKQLWSGAEPQTVRKVHLAISMRRNLAYTTVMTVLRRLAEKGLVVQYRNGRAYRYAAVHGLDEFVAESMLAALDEIADATGRCAALAHFVDSAGADNVQLLRQALETLQTDVDGSRRVSLKQLGRLALL from the coding sequence ATGCCCGACCGGAGGCTGGTGGGTCCGCTCGAGCGCTGCGTGATGAAGCAGTTGTGGAGCGGGGCTGAGCCGCAGACCGTACGTAAAGTTCACCTCGCGATTTCCATGAGGCGCAATCTCGCCTACACCACGGTGATGACGGTCCTGCGCCGACTTGCTGAAAAAGGCCTCGTCGTCCAATACCGCAATGGTCGTGCGTACCGCTATGCCGCGGTGCATGGCCTCGATGAGTTTGTCGCCGAGTCGATGCTGGCCGCGCTTGATGAGATTGCCGATGCAACGGGCCGGTGCGCCGCCCTGGCGCACTTCGTCGACAGCGCCGGAGCAGACAACGTGCAGTTGCTTCGGCAGGCACTCGAAACGTTGCAGACCGACGTCGATGGGTCTCGGCGGGTCTCGCTAAAGCAGCTTGGTCGGCTGGCCCTGCTCTAG
- a CDS encoding DUF1772 domain-containing protein, which produces MNLEDVTRIAALSAVLGTAVVYGTDVFCAMVLRPALALVDDHAMVAVTGNVHRYGDRRMPLPGVLGIAGAALTIMLAVVGAHWSQAVAEGAALALLLVWLVLYTQVSAPINRQLTAAAEASRSLPNGLALQAKWCSIIDARATLQGLAVAALCSVLIV; this is translated from the coding sequence ATGAACCTGGAGGACGTCACCCGCATCGCCGCACTGAGCGCGGTGCTGGGTACCGCAGTGGTTTACGGCACCGACGTGTTCTGCGCGATGGTGCTGCGACCGGCGTTGGCGTTGGTGGACGACCACGCCATGGTCGCGGTGACGGGAAACGTGCATCGCTACGGCGACCGGCGCATGCCGCTTCCGGGCGTGCTCGGAATCGCCGGCGCCGCGCTGACGATCATGCTGGCGGTGGTCGGCGCACACTGGTCGCAGGCCGTCGCGGAGGGAGCCGCCCTGGCCCTACTGCTGGTCTGGCTCGTTCTCTACACACAAGTGAGCGCGCCGATCAATCGCCAGTTGACCGCGGCGGCCGAAGCGAGCCGGTCGCTGCCGAATGGGCTTGCGCTGCAAGCGAAGTGGTGCTCGATCATCGATGCCCGCGCGACGCTGCAAGGCCTGGCCGTGGCCGCTCTGTGCTCCGTGCTGATCGTCTGA
- a CDS encoding TetR-like C-terminal domain-containing protein, whose amino-acid sequence MSTADRRERERAERRRLIIGTARKVAEAEGWDAVTTRRLSTEIEYSQPVLYKHFSGMDQIADAVALDGFAELAEAIGAAHSDAADDILTRTAQAYLDFARANPGVYDAMFTRATTLRFAADDTAPELTAAFAALRRGVSRVAGEQDADTRTEVFWAALHGLVTLGRTGRLRRTHDSDRLQLLVKEFIGGAT is encoded by the coding sequence ATGTCCACAGCGGATCGTCGTGAACGCGAACGGGCCGAACGCCGGCGGCTGATCATCGGAACCGCCCGCAAGGTGGCCGAGGCCGAGGGCTGGGACGCCGTCACTACTCGCCGGCTGTCCACCGAGATCGAGTACAGCCAACCCGTTCTGTACAAGCACTTTTCCGGCATGGATCAGATCGCCGACGCCGTCGCGCTCGACGGGTTCGCCGAACTCGCCGAAGCGATCGGGGCCGCCCACTCCGACGCAGCCGATGACATCCTGACCCGGACCGCCCAGGCGTATCTGGATTTCGCCCGCGCCAACCCGGGGGTCTATGACGCGATGTTCACCCGCGCGACCACCCTGCGCTTCGCCGCCGATGACACAGCACCCGAGCTGACGGCGGCCTTCGCCGCGTTGCGTCGGGGAGTCAGCAGGGTCGCGGGCGAACAAGACGCCGACACCCGCACCGAGGTCTTCTGGGCCGCCCTGCACGGATTGGTCACGCTTGGCCGAACCGGGCGGCTGCGGCGCACCCACGACTCCGACCGTCTCCAATTGCTCGTCAAGGAGTTCATCGGCGGCGCCACCTAG